The following proteins are encoded in a genomic region of Pseudodesulfovibrio mercurii:
- the galE gene encoding UDP-glucose 4-epimerase GalE: MKIKKVLVSGGAGYIGTHTCIELIAAGFEVVCADNFCNSSPVAMERVEQITGTAIPVHRMDFCRLDEVEALFREEAIDAAIHFAGHKAVGESVAKPLKYYENNLLSLINLCKVMGKGKARNVVFSSSATVYGLSDKLPLTEETPTSAYNPYGRTKLYIEEILKDLHAAEPGWNVSILRYFNPVGAHPSGLIGEDPSDIPNNLMPYISQVAVGRLEKLRIFGNDYDTPDGTGVRDFIHVVDLARGHVAALRKLEEEPGYMVHNLGTGKGCSVLELVHAFERVNGVPIPYEIVGRRPGDVAANYAATDKARRELGWEATHTIEDMVRDTWHWQSENPKGYAED; this comes from the coding sequence ATGAAAATCAAAAAGGTATTGGTCTCCGGAGGTGCCGGGTACATCGGCACCCACACCTGCATCGAGCTCATCGCCGCAGGCTTCGAGGTGGTCTGCGCGGACAACTTCTGCAACAGCTCGCCCGTGGCCATGGAGCGGGTGGAGCAAATCACCGGCACGGCCATCCCGGTGCATCGCATGGACTTCTGCAGGCTGGACGAGGTCGAGGCCCTGTTCCGCGAGGAGGCCATCGACGCGGCCATCCACTTCGCCGGGCACAAGGCTGTGGGCGAGTCCGTGGCCAAGCCGCTCAAGTACTACGAGAACAACCTGCTCAGCCTGATCAACCTGTGCAAGGTCATGGGCAAGGGCAAGGCCAGGAACGTGGTCTTCAGCTCCTCGGCCACGGTCTACGGCCTGTCCGACAAACTGCCCCTGACCGAGGAGACGCCGACCAGCGCCTACAACCCCTACGGCCGGACCAAGCTGTACATCGAGGAGATCCTCAAGGACCTCCACGCGGCCGAGCCAGGCTGGAACGTGTCCATCCTGCGCTACTTCAACCCAGTGGGCGCGCACCCGTCGGGGCTCATCGGCGAGGACCCCTCGGACATCCCCAACAACCTCATGCCGTACATCTCCCAGGTGGCCGTGGGACGGCTCGAAAAGCTGCGCATCTTCGGCAACGACTACGACACCCCGGACGGCACGGGCGTGCGCGACTTCATCCACGTGGTGGACCTGGCGCGCGGGCACGTGGCCGCCCTGCGCAAGCTTGAGGAGGAGCCCGGCTACATGGTCCACAACCTGGGCACGGGCAAGGGGTGCAGCGTGCTCGAACTGGTCCACGCCTTCGAGCGGGTCAACGGGGTGCCCATCCCCTACGAGATCGTCGGCCGCCGCCCCGGCGACGTGGCCGCCAACTACGCCGCCACGGACAAGGCCCGGCGCGAGCTGGGCTGGGAGGCCACCCACACCATCGAGGACATGGTCCGCGACACCTGGCACTGGCAGTCCGAAAACCCCAAGGGATACGCGGAAGACTAG
- a CDS encoding acyltransferase family protein — protein MKPTESPAGSVVVEDLASAVNSVLRITATLIIYLFHCHGLYGRGDSRPLFYAFAFFLFLSGYYAMVRRENAVRWIRRRLRRIYIPYWLVITVVVLSNWAVQYKPVGVKELFFLLIGGNLFIEDKLYVIAWFISVIIFLYCCVFLMAYFRSMALRFLLAVALVYIMSHYRIPVYFYVAFTIGWSLHYLLLRSGLSRAVLPLSPGAARTLQRVYGPLLTVQNFSYEFFLVHGGVLLLFNKLLKASYGEALYAGIAVTMINAMILKELTRRIELFIDGRRAAAGTGGDAKRSPN, from the coding sequence ATGAAACCAACCGAATCACCCGCCGGCAGCGTCGTCGTCGAGGACCTGGCCTCGGCCGTCAACTCGGTGCTGCGCATCACGGCCACCCTGATCATCTACCTCTTCCACTGCCACGGCCTCTACGGCCGGGGCGACAGCCGTCCGCTCTTCTACGCCTTCGCCTTCTTCCTATTCCTGTCCGGCTATTACGCCATGGTCCGGCGCGAGAACGCCGTGCGCTGGATCAGGCGGCGCCTGCGGCGCATCTATATCCCGTACTGGCTGGTCATCACCGTGGTGGTGCTCAGCAACTGGGCCGTCCAGTACAAGCCCGTCGGGGTCAAGGAGCTGTTTTTCCTGCTCATCGGGGGGAATCTCTTCATCGAGGACAAGCTCTACGTCATCGCCTGGTTCATCTCGGTGATCATCTTTCTCTACTGCTGCGTCTTCCTGATGGCCTATTTCAGGAGCATGGCCCTGCGCTTCCTCCTGGCCGTGGCCCTGGTCTACATCATGTCCCACTACCGCATCCCGGTCTATTTTTACGTGGCCTTCACCATCGGCTGGTCCCTGCACTATCTCCTGCTCCGGAGCGGACTGAGCCGGGCCGTCCTGCCCCTGTCGCCGGGCGCGGCGCGCACCCTGCAACGCGTCTACGGGCCGCTGCTGACGGTCCAGAACTTTTCCTACGAGTTCTTCCTGGTCCACGGCGGGGTCCTGCTGCTGTTCAACAAGCTCCTCAAGGCCTCCTACGGCGAGGCCCTGTATGCCGGAATCGCCGTGACGATGATCAACGCCATGATCCTGAAGGAACTCACCCGGCGGATCGAGCTGTTCATCGACGGACGCCGCGCGGCGGCCGGAACGGGCGGCGACGCGAAACGGTCCCCCAATTGA
- the nhaB gene encoding sodium/proton antiporter NhaB — protein MKTPLSKTFVETFLGNAPGWYKLTIIAFLVLNPVLMLTVGPFIAGWALIAEFIFTLAMALKCYPLPAGGLLALEAVIMGMTSPETVYHEALKNFEVILLLIFMVAGIYFMKDFLQFTFTRILVRVRSKKVIALLFCLAGAFLSAFLDALTVTAVIMAVAFGFYNIYHRFVSGKGAGDTHDLIDDDGVKDTSREELLQFRGFLRNLMMHGAVGTALGGVCTLVGEPQNLLVGGEMGWHFVPFFLHAAPVTMPVLAMGLLTCLAVEQFHIFGYGYQLPGNIRSFLLETAVQMEVKQGAKGKLKLVLQACTGIWLILALAFHLAAVGLIGLSVIILLTAFTGITEEHQLGHAFEEALPFTALLVVFFSVVAVIHSQELFTPIIEFVLSLKGQNQLVAYFVANGLLSSISDNVFVATVYISETKLHFINVLGAIPDIGMTGQALMEKMTDPHLARADVLATLPQNAAALVKETMEHFDKLAVAINTGTNIPSVATPNGQAAFLFLLTSALAPVIRLSYGRMVWLALPYTITMSLTGLMAVYVFL, from the coding sequence ATGAAGACACCGTTGTCGAAGACCTTTGTCGAAACATTCCTCGGGAACGCGCCCGGATGGTACAAACTGACCATCATCGCCTTTCTCGTGCTCAACCCCGTGCTCATGCTCACGGTAGGCCCGTTCATCGCCGGATGGGCGCTCATCGCCGAGTTCATCTTCACCCTGGCCATGGCGCTCAAATGCTACCCGCTGCCGGCGGGCGGCCTGCTCGCCCTGGAAGCCGTGATCATGGGCATGACCTCCCCGGAGACCGTGTATCATGAAGCCCTGAAGAACTTCGAAGTCATCCTGCTCCTGATCTTCATGGTCGCGGGCATCTACTTCATGAAGGACTTCCTCCAGTTCACCTTTACCCGCATCCTGGTGCGCGTGCGCTCCAAGAAGGTCATCGCCCTGCTGTTCTGCCTGGCCGGCGCGTTCCTGTCCGCCTTCCTGGACGCCCTGACCGTGACCGCGGTCATCATGGCCGTGGCCTTCGGTTTCTACAACATTTACCACCGGTTCGTGTCCGGCAAGGGCGCGGGGGACACCCACGACCTGATCGACGACGACGGCGTCAAGGACACCAGCCGCGAAGAGCTGCTCCAGTTCCGGGGCTTTCTGCGCAACCTGATGATGCACGGCGCCGTGGGCACCGCGCTCGGCGGCGTGTGCACCCTGGTGGGCGAGCCGCAGAACCTGCTGGTGGGCGGCGAGATGGGCTGGCACTTCGTGCCCTTCTTCCTGCATGCCGCGCCCGTGACCATGCCGGTCCTGGCCATGGGCCTGCTGACCTGCCTCGCCGTGGAGCAGTTCCACATCTTCGGCTACGGCTACCAGCTGCCCGGCAACATCCGCTCCTTCCTGCTGGAGACCGCCGTGCAGATGGAGGTAAAGCAGGGCGCCAAGGGCAAGCTCAAGCTGGTCCTCCAGGCCTGCACCGGCATCTGGCTGATCCTGGCCCTGGCCTTCCACCTGGCCGCGGTCGGCCTCATCGGCCTGTCGGTCATCATCCTGCTGACCGCCTTCACCGGCATCACCGAGGAGCATCAGCTGGGCCACGCCTTTGAGGAGGCCCTGCCGTTCACCGCCCTGCTTGTGGTCTTCTTCTCCGTGGTCGCGGTCATCCACTCCCAGGAGCTGTTCACCCCGATCATCGAATTCGTCCTCAGCCTGAAGGGACAGAACCAGCTGGTGGCCTACTTCGTCGCCAACGGCCTGCTCTCCTCCATCTCCGACAACGTCTTCGTGGCCACGGTCTACATCTCCGAGACCAAGCTGCACTTCATCAACGTGCTGGGCGCCATCCCGGACATCGGCATGACCGGGCAGGCCCTGATGGAAAAGATGACCGATCCGCACCTGGCGCGGGCCGACGTGCTGGCCACCCTGCCGCAGAACGCGGCGGCCCTGGTCAAGGAGACCATGGAGCACTTCGACAAGCTGGCCGTGGCCATCAACACCGGGACCAACATCCCGTCCGTGGCCACCCCCAACGGCCAGGCGGCCTTCCTGTTCCTGCTGACCTCGGCGCTCGCCCCGGTCATCCGTCTCTCCTACGGAAGAATGGTCTGGCTGGCGCTGCCGTACACCATCACCATGTCCCTGACCGGACTGATGGCCGTGTACGTCTTCCTCTAG
- a CDS encoding glycosyltransferase family 2 protein, which translates to MTVLAVLSLLLLAYTIAGYPLLQTAVARFRPRPVDAADPTDTDAPVSVVICARDEGPRIQTRIANLLAMDYPAERLEVIVVSDGSVDGTDEAVLGYGDPRVRLIRQDRPMGKAAALNAGVAAASHDLLLMGDARQTFAPDVARLLLSHFHDPTVGAVSGRLEIRPEHGSGAASGVGASYWSLEVRLRAAESAGGSVIGVTGAIYALRKVCFAPLPEGTVLDDVLIPMRAALKGYRVLYDTRAVAVDAKPVSDAGESARKVRTLYGNLQLLRLAPELFLPWKNPLWFRFVSHKILRLFLPLFFGGALIFSLAAGGWLSWFGVLQAVGWLAAWYAWKTKNNSRPGRVLSALLLLNLAVIRAWVRFLRNDDQVWSAASSNHPGDREG; encoded by the coding sequence ATGACCGTCCTGGCCGTCCTGTCCCTGCTGCTCCTGGCGTACACCATCGCCGGGTACCCGCTGCTCCAGACGGCCGTGGCCCGGTTCAGGCCCCGGCCCGTGGACGCGGCCGACCCGACCGACACGGACGCTCCGGTGTCGGTCGTCATCTGCGCCCGCGACGAGGGACCGCGCATCCAGACGCGCATCGCCAACCTCCTGGCCATGGACTACCCGGCCGAACGGTTGGAGGTCATCGTGGTCTCGGACGGGTCCGTGGACGGCACGGACGAGGCGGTCCTCGGCTACGGCGACCCGCGCGTCCGGCTGATCCGCCAGGACCGGCCCATGGGCAAGGCCGCCGCCCTCAACGCGGGCGTGGCCGCCGCCTCCCACGACCTGCTGCTCATGGGCGACGCCCGCCAGACCTTCGCCCCGGACGTGGCCCGCCTGCTCCTGTCCCATTTTCACGATCCAACGGTGGGCGCGGTCTCGGGCCGCCTGGAAATCCGCCCCGAGCACGGCTCGGGCGCGGCCTCGGGCGTGGGCGCGTCCTACTGGAGTCTCGAAGTCCGGCTGCGCGCCGCCGAATCCGCCGGGGGCTCTGTCATCGGCGTGACCGGGGCCATATACGCCCTGCGCAAGGTCTGCTTCGCCCCCCTGCCCGAGGGCACGGTCCTGGACGACGTGCTCATCCCCATGCGCGCGGCCCTCAAGGGGTACCGCGTCCTCTACGACACGCGCGCCGTGGCCGTGGACGCCAAGCCGGTCTCGGACGCGGGCGAGAGCGCCCGCAAGGTGCGTACCCTGTACGGCAACCTGCAACTCCTGCGCCTGGCCCCGGAACTCTTCCTGCCGTGGAAGAATCCGCTCTGGTTCCGGTTCGTCTCGCACAAGATCCTGCGCCTGTTCCTGCCGCTCTTCTTCGGCGGGGCGCTGATCTTCAGCCTCGCGGCCGGTGGGTGGCTGAGCTGGTTCGGGGTGCTCCAGGCCGTGGGCTGGCTGGCTGCCTGGTACGCCTGGAAGACGAAGAACAATTCGCGGCCGGGCCGGGTGCTGTCCGCCCTGCTGCTCCTCAACCTGGCCGTGATCCGGGCCTGGGTCCGCTTCCTGCGCAACGACGATCAGGTCTGGAGCGCGGCGTCGTCCAACCATCCCGGCGACCGGGAAGGCTGA
- a CDS encoding methylglyoxal synthase, with the protein MDRIKNIAVVAHDNCKEELLDFIACNREAMIPHNLIATGTTGRLVESLLAEGVARGQEPKRVQRLKSGPLGGDQQLGAMISDGKVDVLIFFWDPMEPQPHDVDVKALLRLAVLYNIPTASNRSSAEFLISSAYFDHEFCIKPGRYFEYADRALK; encoded by the coding sequence ATGGACAGGATCAAGAACATCGCGGTGGTCGCCCACGACAACTGCAAGGAAGAACTGCTCGACTTCATCGCCTGCAACCGCGAGGCCATGATCCCGCACAACCTCATCGCCACCGGGACCACCGGGCGGCTGGTGGAGTCCCTGCTGGCCGAGGGCGTTGCCCGGGGACAGGAGCCCAAGCGCGTCCAGCGCCTCAAGTCAGGCCCCCTGGGCGGCGACCAGCAGCTCGGGGCCATGATCAGCGACGGCAAGGTGGACGTGCTCATCTTCTTCTGGGACCCCATGGAGCCGCAGCCCCACGACGTGGACGTCAAGGCCCTGCTGCGCCTGGCCGTGCTCTACAACATCCCCACGGCCAGCAACCGCTCCTCGGCCGAGTTCCTGATCTCCTCGGCCTATTTCGACCACGAATTCTGCATCAAGCCGGGGCGCTATTTCGAGTACGCCGATCGGGCCCTGAAGTAA
- a CDS encoding glycosyltransferase has product MKKLRVMHVIIGNGFGGLENVMLDLVRKGDRERFEYFILCLSTPDVIRDKLEASGATVLDLGYGEGFHPGLPLAIRKVVDGHGIDVVHSHDYKPFFYATLGCLGKRRVARVYTEHSSILSMGAKHRRIGRMLARFNDAMVMVSYHLQRYWADRVGLPAEQSLVIHNGIDVGLFDHPEDRESLKREFGLEGKLVIGTALRLNEQKGLQYLVAAAPAVKERFPEARFLVIGEGPLRDDLTARARALGVDDVFLFPGYRSDVSRILPAFDVYVLPSLWEGLPLGMIEAMLAKLPIVATTVGGVPEVLVDDDTALLVPPADSGALAEALSRLAGSADLRRTMGERGRDHALAEYSLQKMVDTYETLYLDILAAK; this is encoded by the coding sequence ATGAAGAAACTCCGCGTCATGCACGTCATCATCGGCAACGGGTTCGGCGGGCTCGAAAACGTCATGCTGGACCTGGTCAGGAAGGGCGACAGGGAGCGGTTCGAATACTTCATCCTGTGCCTGAGCACGCCCGACGTCATCCGGGACAAGCTGGAGGCGTCCGGGGCCACCGTCCTGGACCTCGGTTACGGCGAGGGGTTCCATCCGGGGCTGCCCCTGGCCATCCGCAAGGTGGTCGACGGGCACGGCATCGACGTCGTGCACAGCCACGACTACAAGCCGTTCTTCTACGCCACCCTCGGCTGCCTGGGGAAACGCCGGGTGGCCAGGGTCTATACCGAGCACTCCAGCATCCTGTCCATGGGGGCGAAGCATCGGCGGATCGGCCGGATGTTGGCCCGGTTCAACGACGCCATGGTCATGGTCAGCTACCACCTGCAGCGCTATTGGGCCGACCGGGTCGGCCTGCCCGCCGAGCAGTCCCTGGTCATCCACAACGGCATCGACGTCGGCCTGTTCGACCACCCGGAGGACCGGGAGTCCCTGAAGCGGGAGTTCGGGCTGGAGGGCAAACTGGTCATCGGGACCGCCCTGCGCCTCAACGAGCAGAAGGGGCTGCAATACCTGGTGGCCGCCGCCCCGGCCGTCAAGGAACGGTTCCCGGAGGCGCGCTTCCTGGTCATCGGCGAGGGGCCGCTGCGGGACGACCTCACGGCCCGGGCCCGGGCCCTGGGGGTGGACGACGTGTTCCTGTTCCCCGGCTACCGCAGCGACGTCTCGCGAATCCTCCCGGCCTTCGACGTCTACGTGCTCCCGTCCCTGTGGGAGGGGCTGCCCCTGGGCATGATCGAGGCCATGCTGGCGAAGCTGCCCATTGTCGCCACCACGGTGGGCGGCGTGCCCGAGGTCCTGGTGGACGACGACACGGCCCTGCTGGTCCCCCCGGCGGACAGCGGGGCCCTGGCCGAGGCCCTCAGCCGCCTGGCCGGTTCGGCCGATCTTCGGCGGACCATGGGGGAAAGGGGGCGCGACCACGCCCTGGCGGAGTACTCGCTGCAAAAGATGGTCGATACCTACGAAACCCTGTACCTGGACATTCTGGCCGCCAAGTAG
- a CDS encoding DUF6901 family protein, translated as MKFTFLVTLDGIEQLEVQADIARLTVEFRGRKPAADFVCRRTAYHCDRCREVDAEGRETGTCRAVLNIFELCRYFVNTKSIDMVEMTAIHNDRCRVTSRRRADDALVEMMLVIIAASGCARFGRLRWAWDYWNYESDLDHLFYNLFSAFLVLESLTGDGRDSLNKAIGHVHAKIDKVQQFVGATIDQVREDYTAVRADAASTALATIWAIGDIFRLQTSDRLDRLRERILATQP; from the coding sequence ATGAAGTTCACGTTTCTCGTCACCCTGGACGGCATCGAGCAACTGGAGGTCCAGGCCGACATCGCCCGCCTGACCGTGGAATTCCGGGGCAGGAAGCCTGCGGCGGACTTCGTCTGCCGCCGCACGGCCTACCACTGCGACCGCTGTCGCGAGGTGGACGCCGAGGGCCGGGAGACCGGGACCTGTCGCGCGGTCCTGAATATCTTCGAGCTGTGCCGCTACTTCGTGAACACCAAGTCCATCGACATGGTCGAGATGACCGCCATCCACAACGACCGCTGCCGGGTGACCTCCCGGCGTCGGGCCGACGACGCCCTGGTGGAGATGATGCTGGTCATCATCGCGGCTTCGGGCTGCGCCCGGTTCGGCAGGCTGCGCTGGGCCTGGGACTACTGGAACTACGAGTCCGACCTGGACCATCTCTTCTACAATCTCTTCTCCGCCTTCCTGGTCCTGGAGAGCCTGACCGGCGACGGCCGCGACTCCCTGAACAAGGCCATCGGCCACGTGCACGCCAAGATCGACAAGGTCCAGCAGTTCGTGGGCGCGACCATCGATCAGGTCCGGGAGGACTACACGGCCGTCCGTGCCGACGCGGCATCCACCGCCTTGGCGACCATCTGGGCCATCGGCGACATCTTCCGCCTCCAGACCAGCGACCGTCTCGACCGTCTCCGCGAGCGCATCCTGGCCACCCAGCCCTGA
- a CDS encoding NAD-dependent succinate-semialdehyde dehydrogenase, with amino-acid sequence MPLQSTNPLTGKVTRQFDEFTPEQTAAAVREVAGGYATWKTTDFAYRAECLLSLAQVLRARADEFAALMAEEMGKPVTFGRAEVLKCAAVCDYYARNGQAMLASMPVSGSGQEAYVDFAPMGTVLAVMPWNFPFWQVLRVAAPTLMAGNTVVLKHASNVPQCALAIESAFRESAFPDNVFRTLLIGARQVEAVLDHDSVIGVSLTGSEGAGSKVASAAGARLKKCVMELGGSDPFVVLADADLDKAARVGAISRCGNAGQTCIAAKRFIVMDEVFDAFVEALSREMDKLTMGDPMAEDTVVGPMSSTGLRADLHDQVERCKAAGGKVVKGGVLPEGDGAFYPLSIIVDAPFDADVCHEELFGPVALVFRATDEDQAVAMANDTPFGLGGSVWTGDGERGLAFARRIEAGAVVVNGQVRSDPLLPFGGIKRSGFGRELSAFGIREFVNVKSVIRD; translated from the coding sequence ATGCCCCTGCAGAGCACCAATCCGTTGACCGGCAAGGTCACGAGGCAATTTGACGAGTTCACCCCCGAACAGACCGCCGCAGCCGTGCGCGAGGTCGCCGGGGGCTACGCAACCTGGAAGACCACCGATTTCGCCTACCGCGCCGAGTGCCTGCTCAGCCTGGCCCAGGTGCTCCGGGCCAGGGCCGACGAGTTCGCCGCCCTCATGGCCGAGGAGATGGGCAAGCCCGTGACCTTCGGCCGGGCCGAGGTCCTCAAGTGCGCGGCCGTGTGCGACTACTATGCGCGGAACGGGCAGGCCATGCTCGCCTCCATGCCCGTGTCCGGCAGCGGACAGGAGGCCTATGTGGACTTCGCCCCCATGGGCACGGTCCTGGCGGTCATGCCCTGGAATTTCCCCTTCTGGCAGGTCCTGCGCGTGGCCGCGCCCACGCTCATGGCCGGCAACACCGTGGTCCTGAAGCACGCCTCCAACGTGCCCCAGTGCGCCCTGGCCATCGAGTCCGCCTTCCGCGAGTCCGCCTTCCCGGACAACGTCTTCCGCACCCTGCTCATCGGGGCGCGCCAGGTGGAGGCCGTCCTGGACCACGACTCGGTCATCGGCGTCAGCCTGACCGGCAGCGAGGGCGCCGGGAGCAAGGTCGCCTCGGCCGCCGGGGCGCGCCTCAAGAAATGCGTCATGGAGCTGGGCGGCAGCGACCCGTTCGTGGTCCTGGCCGACGCCGACCTCGACAAGGCCGCCAGGGTCGGGGCCATCTCCCGCTGCGGCAATGCGGGCCAGACCTGCATCGCGGCCAAACGCTTCATCGTCATGGACGAGGTCTTCGACGCCTTTGTCGAGGCCTTGAGCCGGGAGATGGACAAGCTCACGATGGGCGATCCCATGGCCGAGGACACCGTGGTCGGGCCCATGTCCTCCACCGGCCTGCGCGCCGACCTGCACGACCAGGTGGAGCGCTGCAAGGCGGCGGGCGGCAAGGTCGTCAAGGGCGGGGTCCTGCCCGAGGGCGACGGCGCCTTCTACCCCCTGAGCATCATCGTGGACGCGCCCTTCGACGCCGACGTCTGCCACGAGGAGCTGTTCGGCCCCGTAGCCCTGGTCTTCCGGGCCACGGACGAGGATCAGGCCGTGGCCATGGCCAACGACACCCCCTTCGGCCTGGGCGGCTCGGTCTGGACCGGGGACGGCGAGCGTGGACTGGCCTTCGCCCGGCGCATCGAGGCGGGCGCGGTGGTGGTCAACGGCCAGGTCCGCAGCGATCCGCTCCTGCCCTTCGGCGGCATCAAGCGCTCCGGCTTCGGCCGCGAGCTTTCCGCCTTCGGCATCCGCGAGTTCGTGAACGTCAAGTCGGTCATCCGCGACTGA
- a CDS encoding ferritin-like domain-containing protein, which translates to MATKEERRAKVVEVLNQARSMELQAIHLYMNQHYNLDDMDYGELASNMKLIAIDEMRHAEQFAERIKELGGEPTDKKSKPVQRGQKIDVIYDYDSNEEDDTIDAYNQFLLVCRENGDSISEKLFETIIDEEQAHFNYFDAIKGHIANLGDTFLSRIAGTPSSTGLADQGFVIKNQSA; encoded by the coding sequence ATGGCTACCAAGGAAGAACGGCGCGCGAAAGTCGTCGAGGTCCTGAACCAGGCCCGGTCCATGGAACTGCAGGCCATCCACCTGTACATGAACCAGCACTACAACCTGGACGACATGGACTACGGCGAGCTGGCCTCCAACATGAAGCTCATCGCCATCGACGAGATGCGCCACGCCGAGCAGTTCGCCGAGCGGATCAAGGAGCTGGGCGGCGAGCCCACGGACAAGAAGTCCAAGCCCGTGCAGCGCGGCCAGAAGATCGACGTCATCTACGACTACGACTCCAACGAGGAAGACGACACCATCGACGCCTACAACCAGTTCCTGCTGGTCTGCCGCGAAAACGGCGACTCCATCAGCGAGAAGCTGTTCGAGACGATCATCGACGAGGAGCAGGCCCACTTCAACTACTTCGACGCCATCAAGGGACACATCGCCAACCTGGGCGACACCTTCCTGTCCCGCATCGCCGGCACGCCCTCTTCCACCGGCCTGGCCGACCAGGGCTTCGTCATCAAGAACCAGAGCGCCTAA